From Actinomycetota bacterium, one genomic window encodes:
- the nadB gene encoding L-aspartate oxidase: MQTDALVIGGGLAGLFAVLHLPDDWEVVVVDKGTARRSGSSPLAQGGMAVAVGPDDSPELHAQDTLRAGAGACHPAAVEVLVSEAPSALEALMGLGCEFDRTPEGALDLHREGGQSVHRSVHAADATGRELMRALVPHARRRATRVTGGAVSLSVLDGRCVGAVVSTPEGPLAIRSRGVLLATGGCGALYASTTNEDLSTGDGIALAAEAGAATTDLEFVQFHPTALGVGDGTQRALLTEALRGDGATLLGPDGWPLMDGVHPDRDLAPRDVVARAIAAAGPAVLDMRPVGADRLERRFPNVVAAVRRAGFDPVREPVPVTPAAHYLLGGVATDLWGRTSLDGLYAAGECAGTGVHGANRMAGNSLTEAVVFGRRAAIALAREAPPGVPGPPAGVDPVPEGGEPWDELRAAMWAGAGLSRTDASLRETAEAVGSLAEGSSRAFALAALTSSIVCRAARIRTESRGVHHRLDHPAPDPAWEGAHVRLGAVKG; the protein is encoded by the coding sequence ATGCAGACGGACGCCCTCGTGATCGGCGGCGGACTCGCCGGACTGTTCGCCGTGCTCCACCTGCCCGACGACTGGGAGGTCGTCGTGGTGGACAAGGGGACGGCTAGGCGGTCGGGCTCGTCTCCCCTGGCTCAGGGCGGCATGGCCGTCGCCGTCGGACCCGACGACTCCCCCGAGCTCCACGCGCAGGACACCCTGCGCGCGGGCGCCGGGGCGTGCCACCCGGCCGCGGTCGAGGTCCTCGTCTCGGAGGCCCCCTCCGCGCTCGAGGCGCTGATGGGCCTGGGGTGCGAGTTCGACCGAACCCCCGAGGGCGCCCTCGACCTGCACCGGGAGGGCGGACAGTCGGTGCACAGGTCCGTTCACGCGGCCGACGCCACCGGGCGGGAGCTCATGCGGGCGCTCGTCCCACACGCCCGTCGTCGGGCCACCCGGGTGACGGGCGGCGCGGTCTCGTTGAGCGTCCTCGACGGCCGTTGCGTGGGAGCCGTGGTGTCCACTCCGGAGGGGCCCTTGGCGATCCGATCGCGCGGGGTCCTGCTCGCGACCGGGGGGTGCGGCGCCCTCTACGCGTCCACCACGAACGAGGACCTGTCCACCGGAGACGGGATAGCGCTGGCCGCGGAAGCCGGAGCGGCGACCACCGACCTGGAGTTCGTCCAGTTCCACCCGACCGCGCTCGGCGTCGGAGACGGCACCCAGCGGGCCCTGCTCACGGAGGCGCTCCGGGGCGACGGCGCGACCCTGCTCGGTCCGGACGGGTGGCCGCTCATGGACGGCGTCCATCCGGACCGCGACCTCGCGCCCCGCGACGTCGTGGCGCGCGCGATAGCCGCCGCCGGACCGGCCGTCCTGGACATGAGGCCGGTGGGGGCCGACCGCCTCGAGCGGCGCTTCCCGAACGTCGTGGCCGCCGTACGCCGGGCCGGGTTCGACCCGGTCCGGGAGCCGGTGCCGGTCACCCCCGCCGCCCACTACCTCCTGGGAGGGGTGGCCACCGACCTGTGGGGGCGGACGTCGCTCGACGGCCTCTACGCGGCGGGGGAGTGCGCGGGTACCGGCGTGCACGGCGCCAACCGGATGGCCGGCAACTCCCTGACCGAGGCGGTCGTCTTCGGACGTCGGGCGGCGATCGCCCTCGCTCGGGAGGCCCCGCCCGGCGTGCCCGGCCCCCCCGCCGGGGTCGACCCGGTGCCCGAAGGGGGGGAGCCCTGGGACGAGCTACGCGCCGCGATGTGGGCCGGAGCCGGTCTCTCCCGGACGGACGCCTCGCTCCGGGAGACAGCCGAGGCCGTCGGATCGCTGGCCGAAGGGTCCTCGCGCGCCTTCGCGCTGGCCGCGCTGACCTCCTCCATCGTGTGCCGGGCGGCCCGGATACGGACCGAGAGCCGCGGTGTGCACCACCGGCTGGACCACCCGGCCCCCGACCCCGCCTGGGAGGGAGCCCACGTCCGTCTAGGGGCGGTGAAGGGGTAG
- a CDS encoding CapA family protein, translating to MRIGVALAFSFFCSLLGITSGGTGAPTARTETGVQPVAVSLDLAPTPKPTPGRVPEDGPEPFMDDLPADAVELAAVGDVNLGGRLLDTIAARGPDHLWTGVAPVLAAADIALVNLECTISERGAPEPKEFTFRGRPSSLGAMRRAGVDIASLGNNHAVDFGRDAFSDTLRHLRDNRIEAVGGGEDIESAWEPVYIERRGIRFGFVAATRVLPHNFAATDRLPGVASAYDEARLVASVREAERASDVTVVVVHWGTETHTAPNPVQVGLARTLVDAGADVIVGHHPHRLQPVVRMKGAVVAYSLGNFVFTSPSAAGRESMILRIGVMPDHSIVTARVPVRIGVDGRPDVADGSGRARA from the coding sequence GTGCGGATCGGCGTCGCGTTGGCGTTCAGCTTCTTCTGCTCGCTGCTCGGGATCACGAGCGGGGGCACGGGGGCTCCCACGGCCCGGACCGAGACCGGCGTCCAGCCGGTCGCGGTCTCCCTCGATCTCGCCCCCACCCCGAAGCCGACGCCCGGACGCGTGCCCGAGGACGGGCCCGAGCCCTTCATGGACGACCTACCGGCGGACGCGGTGGAGCTCGCGGCGGTGGGAGACGTCAACCTGGGCGGCCGACTGCTGGACACGATCGCCGCGCGCGGACCCGACCACCTCTGGACGGGGGTCGCCCCCGTGCTCGCGGCCGCGGACATCGCCCTCGTGAACCTCGAATGCACCATCTCGGAGCGCGGCGCCCCCGAGCCGAAGGAGTTCACCTTCCGCGGTCGTCCCTCCTCGCTGGGCGCGATGCGCCGGGCCGGGGTGGATATCGCGTCGCTGGGGAACAACCACGCCGTCGACTTCGGACGCGACGCCTTCTCGGACACCCTCCGCCACCTGCGTGACAACCGCATCGAGGCGGTCGGCGGCGGAGAGGACATCGAGAGCGCGTGGGAGCCCGTCTACATCGAGCGCAGGGGCATCCGGTTCGGGTTCGTCGCCGCGACGCGGGTGCTCCCGCACAACTTCGCCGCCACCGACCGGCTCCCCGGCGTGGCGAGCGCGTACGACGAGGCGCGTCTCGTGGCGTCGGTCCGGGAGGCGGAGCGGGCGTCGGACGTGACGGTGGTCGTCGTGCACTGGGGGACCGAGACCCACACCGCGCCGAACCCGGTCCAGGTCGGGCTCGCCCGCACGCTCGTGGACGCGGGCGCCGACGTGATCGTGGGGCACCACCCGCACCGCCTCCAGCCGGTCGTCCGGATGAAGGGGGCGGTCGTCGCCTACTCGCTGGGCAACTTCGTGTTCACGTCGCCCTCGGCGGCCGGACGCGAGTCGATGATCCTACGGATCGGCGTGATGCCGGACCACAGCATCGTCACCGCGCGGGTGCCGGTCCGTATCGGGGTGGACGGACGTCCCGACGTGGCCGACGGGTCCGGACGCGCCCGGGCCTAG
- a CDS encoding oxidoreductase, with the protein MTSRAVLITGCSTGIGRATAERMARNGWTVYASARRLETISDLRGCRTLALDVCDEGSMRAAVEQVEREQGAVGVLVNNAGYAQDAAFESVPMDEVRRQFETNVFGLVRLTQLVLPGMRRQRWGRVINVSSMGGRLTLPGAAYYHATKHAVEALSDALRYEVAPFGVRVSVIEPGLIKTAFGRTAAAAVQGVDQTDDPYAAFNQGVAAMLMRAYEGPLSVFASGPGSTARAIEHAASSRLPRTRYRVTLGARSLLMTRRLLPDRAWDTLLKLVYPTPRP; encoded by the coding sequence ATGACGTCGAGAGCCGTCCTGATCACGGGCTGCTCGACCGGGATCGGTCGGGCCACGGCCGAGCGCATGGCGCGCAACGGGTGGACCGTCTACGCGTCCGCCCGCCGTCTCGAGACGATCTCCGACCTCCGGGGGTGCCGCACCCTCGCCCTCGACGTCTGCGACGAGGGGTCGATGCGCGCGGCCGTCGAGCAGGTCGAGCGGGAGCAGGGCGCCGTCGGGGTGCTGGTGAACAACGCGGGGTACGCCCAGGACGCAGCCTTCGAGTCCGTGCCGATGGACGAGGTCAGACGGCAGTTCGAGACGAACGTGTTCGGGCTCGTCCGGCTCACGCAGCTCGTCCTCCCCGGGATGCGGCGTCAGCGCTGGGGCCGGGTGATCAACGTCTCGAGCATGGGGGGCCGCCTCACGCTGCCCGGGGCCGCGTACTACCACGCCACGAAGCACGCCGTGGAGGCCCTCTCGGACGCCCTCCGCTACGAGGTCGCTCCGTTCGGCGTCCGCGTTTCGGTGATCGAGCCCGGGCTCATCAAGACCGCCTTCGGACGGACGGCCGCGGCCGCGGTGCAGGGCGTGGATCAGACCGACGACCCGTACGCCGCGTTCAACCAGGGCGTGGCCGCGATGCTGATGCGGGCGTACGAGGGCCCGCTGTCGGTCTTCGCGTCCGGTCCGGGCTCCACCGCCCGCGCGATCGAGCACGCGGCGAGCTCGAGGCTCCCCAGGACCCGCTACCGGGTCACGCTGGGAGCCCGGTCGCTGCTCATGACCCGCCGGCTCCTCCCCGACCGCGCGTGGGACACGCTCCTCAAGCTCGTCTACCCGACCCCCCGGCCGTGA
- a CDS encoding lysoplasmalogenase, with amino-acid sequence MTEASWILLAAAAACAGLDWIAVARRDERLEYVFKPLALVALVGVAATLEPVHADQRRWFVVALLLSLGGDVFLMLPDRFLPGLAAFLGAHLAYVAGLLPHTGSFPQAWSGALGVAAIAAFMTWLVLPGVRARSRTLVLPVVGYVVVISLMVASAGATLNPVAAAGALAFFASDGLIAYTRFVHPQPWAPVTIMVTYHLGQALLVLSLAYGWT; translated from the coding sequence GTGACGGAGGCCTCCTGGATCCTGCTCGCCGCGGCGGCGGCCTGCGCGGGGTTGGACTGGATAGCCGTGGCCAGGCGCGACGAGCGCCTCGAGTACGTGTTCAAGCCGCTCGCGCTGGTCGCGCTGGTCGGGGTCGCTGCGACCCTGGAGCCGGTCCATGCCGACCAGCGGCGGTGGTTCGTCGTCGCGCTCCTGCTCTCACTGGGCGGCGACGTGTTCCTGATGCTCCCCGACCGCTTCCTCCCGGGGCTCGCCGCTTTCCTCGGGGCGCACCTCGCCTACGTGGCGGGACTGCTCCCCCACACCGGCTCGTTCCCCCAGGCCTGGTCGGGCGCCCTGGGCGTGGCGGCGATCGCGGCCTTCATGACCTGGCTCGTCCTGCCGGGGGTGCGCGCGCGGTCGAGGACGCTCGTCCTGCCCGTGGTCGGGTACGTGGTGGTGATCTCGCTGATGGTGGCCTCCGCCGGCGCGACCCTCAACCCGGTGGCGGCGGCCGGGGCCCTCGCCTTCTTCGCGTCCGACGGGCTCATCGCCTACACGCGGTTCGTCCACCCTCAGCCGTGGGCTCCCGTGACGATCATGGTCACGTACCACCTCGGCCAGGCCCTGCTCGTGCTCTCCCTCGCCTACGGCTGGACCTAG
- a CDS encoding right-handed parallel beta-helix repeat-containing protein, which translates to MRRLSVAALVALLVTGGTAGTARAQEAGAPLPWWQGRPVPTMRALHTVHFHDAQTGWAGADDGIVYRTQDGGRTWEARHTGLFHPVTIMDWIDGERGWAGSVDSGIATTSDGGRTWRLLAEGDMAGWFLDMNFVDHLEGYASGRSPIFFGYAARTVDGGETWDGITVQHENIARIQESVHKRVQVSSDRATLWLLTWLWVDGDGVSISRDGGETWRFVSIPSAGGLSDLAFATDEVGVAVGRLGDIHRTTDGGETWLQAVSPPVPGLRDVEFVDATRGWAVGDAGTVLATVDGGLTWAPETAGTSSNLSDGAFLPGGAGWTAGPAGEVRHRAPTTTTGDLVDAVGVPTGEPRPPIVVAGDEDFDSPLSGVRSGSGTAEDPYVIEGWDVVPVGADGITIAGTTAHVVIRGNRVHDAPGNAAAIRLVDAANVTVEGNVIDRTAQGVAAAGGGPLRIASNSISRTSSDGVEVNLTSGVTIEANSILRAGANGIETSSVREPRVTSNEVRAARLAGVRVSGGPDAVVRGNRVEDAQDGVSGVGVDRAGVRDNTVSLAGRHGISVQASAQTSVADNHLARSGQAEILVGQGAVEVTVEGNSIKPRQDGVRLSQDTRTVVRDNTIEGGSHRAISAARSTQPLIANNTVNGSITAIRLDTGTIGGRVLENVTTTRLWGISVEDGSHANLVEANTVNSSSTESISSTIHFGLNVSGASHDNVLRGNLVSAAWNGIEVWGGSLRTRIESNEVNATFFDGIRIEQGATDTVVSGNTVTALRDAIRIWGLSDRSRVVSNVVLQAGESAVSILSSSDLVVSDNEIRGAAVGFVSEGTCVYDLSRCDSARNELSSNSFAGITGTAVRLSVPEHWAGRTTGLRVIDNSFSGPGDAVEATDAVGLVMSGNNLAVSGAGLRANGSDVDARGNWWGAANGPSGIGPGSGAAIAVTGLGSVLFDPWLVEPNPSAG; encoded by the coding sequence ATGCGGCGGCTGTCCGTCGCGGCCCTGGTGGCCCTCCTCGTGACAGGCGGTACCGCGGGCACCGCGCGCGCGCAGGAGGCGGGCGCGCCGCTGCCCTGGTGGCAGGGGCGTCCCGTCCCGACGATGCGGGCGCTGCACACGGTCCACTTCCACGACGCCCAGACCGGCTGGGCCGGGGCGGACGACGGGATCGTCTACCGCACGCAGGACGGGGGCAGGACCTGGGAGGCCCGCCACACCGGGTTGTTCCACCCGGTGACGATCATGGACTGGATCGACGGCGAACGCGGCTGGGCGGGCTCGGTCGATAGCGGGATAGCCACCACGAGCGACGGCGGGCGGACCTGGAGGCTGCTCGCGGAAGGGGATATGGCCGGGTGGTTCCTGGACATGAACTTCGTCGACCACCTCGAGGGGTACGCGTCCGGCCGCTCTCCCATCTTCTTCGGCTACGCCGCGCGGACCGTCGACGGCGGCGAGACGTGGGACGGCATCACCGTGCAGCACGAGAACATCGCCCGGATCCAGGAGAGCGTGCACAAGAGGGTGCAGGTCTCGAGCGACCGGGCAACGCTCTGGCTGTTGACCTGGCTGTGGGTGGACGGCGACGGCGTGTCGATCAGCCGGGACGGCGGGGAGACGTGGCGATTCGTGTCCATCCCGTCCGCCGGAGGGCTCTCGGACCTGGCGTTCGCGACCGACGAGGTCGGCGTGGCCGTGGGTCGCCTGGGCGATATCCACCGCACGACCGACGGTGGGGAGACCTGGCTGCAGGCGGTCTCGCCACCCGTCCCCGGCCTGCGCGACGTGGAGTTCGTCGACGCCACGCGCGGGTGGGCGGTAGGTGACGCGGGGACGGTCCTGGCGACCGTGGACGGCGGCCTGACCTGGGCCCCCGAGACCGCTGGTACCTCGTCCAACCTGTCGGACGGGGCGTTCCTCCCGGGGGGCGCCGGGTGGACCGCGGGTCCGGCCGGCGAGGTCCGTCACCGGGCTCCCACGACCACGACGGGCGACCTGGTCGACGCGGTCGGGGTCCCCACGGGGGAGCCGAGGCCGCCGATCGTGGTCGCGGGGGACGAGGACTTCGACTCCCCGCTCTCCGGGGTCCGATCCGGCTCCGGGACGGCGGAGGACCCCTATGTGATCGAGGGCTGGGACGTGGTCCCGGTCGGGGCCGACGGCATCACCATCGCCGGGACGACCGCCCACGTGGTGATCAGAGGCAACCGCGTGCACGACGCGCCGGGGAACGCGGCCGCCATCCGGCTGGTCGACGCGGCGAACGTGACCGTGGAGGGCAACGTGATCGATCGCACCGCCCAGGGGGTGGCCGCGGCCGGGGGCGGCCCGCTGCGCATCGCCTCGAACTCGATCTCCCGCACGAGCAGCGACGGCGTGGAGGTGAACCTCACGAGCGGCGTCACCATCGAGGCCAACTCGATCCTGCGGGCGGGCGCGAACGGGATCGAGACCTCATCCGTCCGGGAGCCGCGTGTCACCTCGAACGAGGTGCGCGCGGCGAGGCTGGCCGGGGTCAGGGTGTCCGGGGGTCCGGACGCGGTCGTCCGGGGGAACCGCGTCGAGGACGCCCAGGACGGCGTGTCCGGGGTGGGCGTCGACCGCGCCGGGGTGCGGGACAACACGGTCTCGCTGGCCGGGCGCCACGGGATCTCCGTGCAGGCCTCCGCGCAGACCTCCGTGGCGGACAACCACCTGGCCCGCAGCGGGCAGGCCGAGATCCTCGTCGGCCAGGGCGCCGTGGAGGTCACCGTGGAAGGCAACTCGATCAAGCCGCGGCAGGACGGGGTCCGCCTCAGCCAGGACACCCGCACGGTCGTGCGCGACAACACCATCGAGGGCGGCTCCCACCGGGCGATCTCGGCAGCACGGTCTACGCAGCCGCTGATCGCGAACAACACCGTCAACGGGTCCATCACGGCCATCCGGCTCGACACGGGGACGATCGGGGGCCGGGTGCTCGAGAACGTCACCACGACGCGGCTGTGGGGGATCTCGGTCGAGGACGGCTCGCACGCCAACCTGGTCGAGGCGAACACGGTGAACTCCTCGTCCACCGAATCGATCTCCTCCACCATCCACTTCGGGCTGAACGTGTCAGGCGCGTCGCACGACAACGTCCTGCGGGGGAACCTGGTCTCGGCGGCCTGGAACGGGATCGAGGTCTGGGGCGGCTCCCTGCGGACCCGCATCGAGTCCAACGAGGTGAACGCCACCTTCTTCGACGGTATCCGCATCGAACAGGGCGCGACGGACACGGTCGTCAGCGGCAACACGGTCACCGCCCTCCGCGACGCGATCAGGATCTGGGGGCTGAGCGACCGGAGCCGCGTCGTCTCCAACGTGGTGCTCCAGGCCGGCGAGTCGGCGGTGTCGATCCTCTCCTCCAGCGACCTCGTCGTCTCCGACAACGAGATCCGGGGCGCGGCGGTCGGGTTCGTCTCCGAGGGCACCTGCGTCTACGACCTCAGCCGGTGCGACTCGGCCCGGAACGAGCTCAGTTCGAACTCCTTCGCCGGGATCACCGGGACGGCGGTGAGGCTGAGCGTCCCGGAGCATTGGGCGGGCCGCACCACCGGCCTGCGCGTGATCGACAACTCGTTCTCCGGGCCGGGTGACGCCGTAGAGGCGACCGACGCGGTCGGGCTGGTGATGAGCGGCAACAACCTCGCCGTCTCCGGGGCCGGGCTGAGGGCGAACGGCTCGGACGTGGACGCACGCGGCAACTGGTGGGGGGCCGCCAACGGACCGTCCGGCATCGGCCCGGGGTCCGGTGCCGCGATCGCCGTGACCGGGCTGGGGAGCGTGCTCTTCGACCCGTGGCTCGTGGAGCCGAACCCGTCGGCCGGGTGA
- a CDS encoding TetR/AcrR family transcriptional regulator, whose translation MPRTSGEQTKQRVVAEALRAFGERGYAATSLDDVAQGAGIRKQSLLYHFPSKEDLFAAASLHAAGEVFETLDGSLREDDPGGLDRLTNIVGAVHDLASSRPEVVALIREVARAGPPLSDIVAEALRPLVDAAVAWLEAAMEAGEVRRQDPRAALLTVYSAIVGHLTESSVRRVLMDGREPPPQELVAFLRAALAP comes from the coding sequence ATGCCACGAACCTCGGGGGAGCAGACGAAGCAGCGGGTGGTGGCCGAGGCGCTGCGTGCCTTCGGCGAGCGCGGCTACGCGGCGACGAGCCTCGACGACGTGGCTCAGGGAGCGGGTATCCGCAAGCAGAGTCTCCTCTACCACTTCCCGTCGAAGGAGGACCTGTTCGCCGCCGCCTCCCTGCACGCCGCCGGCGAGGTGTTCGAGACGCTGGACGGGTCCCTGCGCGAGGACGACCCGGGGGGGCTCGACCGGCTCACGAACATCGTCGGCGCGGTCCACGACCTGGCCTCCTCCCGTCCGGAGGTGGTGGCGCTGATCCGCGAGGTGGCGAGGGCCGGGCCCCCGTTGTCCGATATCGTCGCCGAGGCCCTGCGTCCGCTCGTCGACGCGGCGGTCGCCTGGCTCGAGGCGGCGATGGAGGCGGGGGAGGTCCGGCGCCAGGACCCCCGCGCAGCCCTGCTCACGGTGTACTCGGCCATCGTCGGCCACCTGACCGAGTCGTCCGTCCGCCGGGTGTTGATGGACGGCCGGGAGCCGCCGCCTCAGGAGCTGGTCGCGTTCCTGCGTGCGGCGCTGGCTCCCTAG